In Streptomyces caniferus, one DNA window encodes the following:
- a CDS encoding DUF6603 domain-containing protein yields MPVSVEDLKRRFPQPGGEFVLRLDEFPFPELYQLVGNGELLALRTTEVRAEELTVLGTVAVLGGPEVVVTLRFAADAANQYVTGLTARHDAAEGETLDVVAMADAWGLDLTGAPRAFVPGIRRVTAQYDSLALGRVVITAETEHVRIVFAGPRAGDGLVCLVGVKDSDVHLSDLPHIGAEIPGGDEVGVQGVELIAAPGEVTAEQATLINTAVAEAVDGGGTFWPLLPEDRALGAGLWVGAAYVLPGGGPRVWLVRLVPEVSWQDFPAIRLGRFTVSKFGLGWSSGGGSGGGGRLGSLFDVDIDLGWLRIELPDLGFDFALPDVGPVDIVRRLPALSLQLGGGRVLRFDIPRVEMDLPGFPGLPQPRELTGWWRDGSPLTLPDLAALLGLELPELPDIFPTVPSLGLRLDLSSGAIAFSGASDWLRLVFAGLPLGSDRWSKLGLIGFPRLQATLGDLPFLGEFFSDKGIDLSAFGLFGGPDWPTAPQLDLLNGWISDLVGAVEWPRLPGNPLAGLSLGLGWTFPSAPSRLDWSLPWPTGGGGGGGGTSWRDLLPPLRFGDWSIPRVGLDWLPDWVLSLTFDPDFDLGDAHIELTGLGFELDLGERRLRPILPDVVLTVGDSRLVFKLPGDVPGPPWPKRLTAVWQHASGVTAQDLAGALGLALPELPPMLTPKVYEVGLHLDLDDDLLLLAARTERCGWMLASQPVDNTAPKRRRYAMAVRAAVEARASQLPLVGECITLDNDIALTGVQFGYASAAWPQGQVERVNDELDEIAGIIGDGSGSGGDGGEGEARALAVPAAVARPSLPRLLDEPLQPGVLIWALLYVGDEELPPLVLRLDSRPGSALALGTPAPVDGVVLGRERIRSYEDRERSSQDVGRVFGPVRIRKVGLGYRRDVLFVAFDATLSLGPVQLDTVGLGLGLDKDYRLTPVLQGAGLRIDVPPLKVTGALVVRDDEKYAVYITGAIAVETGFFAMEAAGSYARSVDGWSSVFLFGEIAARDGGALFGPPAFTVTGLSGGFGVNSTVRVPEITQLDEFPLVNRLGAGPDGTGPAQMLERLNDWVRPAEGRYWGAIGVQFTSFQFIAARALALVEFGDDLKVMLLGRTSITFPKGAPYTHARLNIDLKLAYVRSQGLLSLDAVVGPGSFVYDPAVQLTGGIAVYIWTAGPHAGDFVITAGGYHPRFRVPDHYPVPARLGFVWAPDSKIMVKAEVYTALTPNAFMVGGRLAATYASGLLSAWFTAYIDILVQWRPFSLEADLGISIGVAFTIKVWFVKVRVSIEVGIDLSLWMPPLGGRATVKVWFISFSFDIGAKRKPLDAAKWPEVREQLPEPLSITPLGGLLADVDPGELAARRAEQAPALIAAAGFAAAVETVIPATQIYLNDEPYESAGSPDDRISIRPMRERESITSEFRITVRKGTSTHYRDFDIEILRRDAPTALWGTPLDRPDQALDGPDLLAGQLCGLRLAVPEADSAGELGPVTSKALSITPVTPHGHTPLRNGDPQGPVPLIDTVDSIETIAEGIDAATKDNRAAAYGALHRLGLAPGAAGASLRQYADDARDYLVSRPLTTNAR; encoded by the coding sequence ATGCCTGTGTCCGTCGAAGACCTCAAGCGTCGTTTTCCGCAGCCGGGCGGCGAGTTCGTTCTGAGGTTGGATGAGTTTCCGTTCCCCGAGCTCTACCAGCTCGTGGGCAACGGCGAGTTACTCGCTCTGCGTACCACGGAGGTGCGTGCGGAGGAGCTCACCGTCCTCGGGACCGTCGCGGTGCTGGGCGGGCCCGAGGTGGTGGTGACGTTGCGCTTTGCGGCGGATGCGGCGAACCAGTACGTGACCGGGCTGACCGCGCGGCACGACGCGGCCGAGGGCGAAACGCTCGACGTGGTCGCGATGGCGGACGCCTGGGGGCTGGACCTGACGGGAGCACCGCGCGCATTCGTCCCTGGGATCCGGCGGGTGACGGCTCAGTACGACAGCCTGGCGCTCGGCAGGGTGGTCATCACGGCGGAGACGGAGCATGTGCGGATCGTGTTCGCCGGCCCCCGGGCGGGTGACGGGCTGGTGTGCCTGGTCGGGGTCAAGGACAGTGACGTCCACCTGTCCGACCTGCCCCACATTGGTGCGGAGATCCCCGGCGGCGACGAGGTCGGCGTCCAGGGCGTCGAACTGATCGCGGCCCCCGGTGAGGTCACCGCCGAGCAAGCCACGTTGATCAACACGGCGGTGGCCGAAGCGGTGGACGGCGGCGGGACCTTTTGGCCGCTGCTTCCGGAGGACCGTGCACTAGGGGCGGGGCTGTGGGTCGGCGCGGCCTATGTCCTGCCCGGTGGTGGTCCGCGCGTGTGGCTCGTTCGGCTTGTGCCGGAGGTGTCCTGGCAGGACTTCCCTGCGATCAGGCTCGGGCGGTTCACGGTGTCGAAATTCGGCCTGGGTTGGTCGTCTGGAGGCGGATCGGGCGGCGGTGGCCGCCTCGGCTCCTTGTTCGATGTTGACATCGACCTCGGTTGGCTTCGGATCGAACTCCCGGATCTCGGCTTCGACTTCGCGCTCCCGGACGTCGGCCCGGTCGACATCGTGCGGCGGCTACCCGCACTCTCCCTCCAGCTGGGCGGAGGCCGTGTGCTGCGGTTCGACATCCCGCGCGTGGAGATGGACCTCCCCGGCTTCCCCGGCCTGCCGCAGCCCAGGGAGCTGACCGGCTGGTGGCGGGACGGATCCCCGCTCACCCTGCCGGACCTCGCCGCCCTGCTCGGCCTGGAGCTACCGGAGCTGCCGGACATCTTCCCCACCGTGCCGTCCCTGGGGCTCCGGCTTGACCTGAGCAGCGGAGCCATCGCGTTCAGCGGGGCGTCGGACTGGCTGCGGCTGGTGTTCGCGGGTCTGCCGCTGGGCTCGGACCGGTGGTCGAAGCTGGGCCTGATCGGCTTCCCCCGTCTGCAGGCCACCCTGGGGGACCTTCCGTTCCTCGGCGAGTTCTTCTCCGACAAGGGGATCGACCTGAGCGCCTTCGGGTTGTTCGGCGGGCCCGACTGGCCCACGGCGCCGCAACTCGACCTGCTGAACGGGTGGATCTCCGACCTGGTCGGCGCAGTGGAGTGGCCGAGGCTGCCGGGCAATCCGCTGGCCGGTCTCTCGCTCGGCCTCGGCTGGACCTTTCCCTCGGCCCCGTCGCGCCTGGACTGGAGCCTGCCCTGGCCGACTGGCGGGGGAGGGGGAGGTGGGGGCACCTCGTGGCGGGACCTGCTGCCGCCCTTGCGGTTCGGCGACTGGAGCATCCCCAGGGTCGGCCTGGACTGGCTTCCCGACTGGGTGCTGAGTCTCACCTTCGACCCGGACTTCGACCTCGGCGATGCCCATATCGAGCTGACCGGGCTCGGCTTTGAACTCGACCTGGGTGAGCGTCGGTTGCGGCCGATCCTGCCCGATGTCGTCCTGACGGTCGGGGACAGCAGGCTGGTGTTCAAGCTGCCGGGTGACGTACCGGGCCCGCCGTGGCCCAAGAGGCTCACCGCGGTCTGGCAGCACGCCTCGGGCGTGACCGCTCAGGACTTGGCCGGTGCGCTCGGGCTCGCCCTGCCCGAGCTGCCCCCGATGCTCACCCCGAAGGTGTATGAGGTCGGCCTCCACCTCGACCTCGACGACGACCTGCTCCTGCTGGCGGCCCGCACCGAGCGCTGCGGCTGGATGCTCGCCTCGCAGCCGGTCGACAACACAGCCCCCAAGCGGCGCCGTTATGCGATGGCGGTTCGCGCGGCCGTTGAGGCGCGTGCCTCACAACTGCCGTTGGTGGGTGAATGCATCACCCTGGACAACGACATCGCATTGACCGGTGTTCAGTTCGGCTATGCCTCCGCTGCCTGGCCGCAGGGGCAGGTCGAAAGGGTCAATGACGAACTCGACGAGATCGCGGGCATCATCGGCGACGGCAGCGGGAGCGGCGGAGACGGCGGCGAGGGGGAAGCCCGTGCGCTCGCCGTACCGGCCGCCGTCGCCCGGCCGAGCCTGCCCCGGCTGCTGGACGAACCCCTCCAACCCGGCGTGCTGATCTGGGCGTTGCTGTACGTAGGCGATGAGGAGTTGCCGCCGCTGGTGCTTCGCCTGGACTCCCGGCCTGGCAGCGCCCTCGCTCTCGGTACCCCCGCACCGGTGGATGGCGTGGTCCTCGGGCGCGAGCGGATCCGGTCGTACGAGGACCGGGAACGGTCCTCGCAGGACGTCGGCCGGGTCTTCGGCCCGGTCCGGATCCGCAAGGTCGGCCTCGGCTACCGGCGCGATGTGCTGTTCGTCGCGTTCGATGCCACCCTCTCCCTGGGCCCTGTCCAGCTGGATACGGTCGGCCTGGGCCTCGGCCTCGACAAGGACTACCGGCTCACCCCCGTGCTCCAGGGTGCCGGGCTGCGCATCGACGTGCCCCCGCTGAAGGTCACCGGGGCCCTGGTGGTCCGCGACGACGAGAAGTACGCCGTCTACATCACCGGTGCGATCGCGGTGGAGACCGGGTTCTTCGCCATGGAGGCTGCGGGCAGTTACGCCCGCAGCGTCGACGGCTGGTCCTCGGTCTTCCTCTTCGGCGAGATCGCCGCGCGGGACGGCGGGGCGCTGTTCGGCCCGCCCGCGTTCACCGTCACCGGCCTGTCCGGCGGCTTCGGCGTCAACAGCACGGTGCGCGTCCCGGAGATCACGCAGCTCGACGAGTTCCCGCTGGTCAACCGGTTGGGCGCCGGCCCGGACGGGACCGGACCGGCGCAGATGCTGGAGCGGCTGAACGACTGGGTGCGGCCCGCCGAAGGGCGCTACTGGGGCGCGATCGGCGTGCAGTTCACGTCGTTCCAGTTCATCGCCGCCCGGGCGCTCGCCCTCGTGGAGTTCGGCGACGACCTGAAGGTGATGCTGCTCGGCCGCACCTCGATCACCTTCCCCAAGGGCGCCCCCTACACCCACGCCCGCCTCAACATCGATCTCAAGCTGGCCTATGTGCGATCCCAGGGGCTGCTCTCGCTGGACGCAGTGGTCGGCCCAGGCTCCTTCGTCTACGACCCGGCGGTCCAGCTCACCGGCGGCATCGCCGTGTACATCTGGACGGCGGGTCCGCATGCGGGTGACTTCGTCATCACCGCCGGCGGTTACCACCCCAGGTTCCGGGTGCCGGACCATTACCCGGTCCCGGCGCGGCTCGGCTTCGTCTGGGCCCCTGACAGCAAGATCATGGTCAAGGCGGAGGTCTATACCGCGCTCACGCCCAACGCGTTCATGGTCGGTGGCCGGCTCGCCGCGACGTACGCCTCGGGGCTGCTGTCCGCCTGGTTCACCGCCTACATCGACATACTGGTCCAGTGGCGCCCCTTCTCTCTGGAAGCCGACCTCGGCATCAGCATCGGCGTCGCGTTCACCATCAAGGTGTGGTTCGTCAAGGTCCGGGTGTCCATCGAGGTCGGCATCGACCTGTCGTTGTGGATGCCGCCGCTCGGCGGCCGGGCCACGGTCAAGGTCTGGTTCATCTCGTTCAGCTTCGATATCGGCGCCAAGCGCAAGCCGCTCGACGCCGCGAAGTGGCCGGAGGTCCGCGAACAGCTGCCCGAGCCGCTGAGCATCACCCCGCTCGGCGGGCTGCTTGCCGATGTCGACCCGGGCGAACTCGCCGCGCGCCGCGCGGAACAGGCCCCTGCGCTCATCGCCGCCGCCGGGTTCGCTGCCGCGGTCGAGACGGTCATCCCCGCCACACAGATCTACCTCAATGACGAGCCGTACGAGTCGGCCGGGTCGCCGGACGACAGGATCAGCATCCGGCCGATGCGGGAACGGGAGAGCATCACCTCCGAGTTCCGGATCACCGTCCGCAAGGGCACCAGCACCCACTACCGCGACTTCGACATCGAGATCCTGCGACGGGATGCCCCAACCGCCCTGTGGGGAACCCCGCTTGACCGCCCCGACCAGGCCCTCGACGGCCCCGACCTGCTCGCGGGGCAGCTCTGCGGCCTGCGCCTCGCCGTCCCCGAGGCCGACAGCGCGGGCGAGCTCGGCCCGGTCACCTCCAAGGCGCTCAGCATCACCCCCGTCACGCCGCACGGCCATACCCCGCTGCGGAACGGTGACCCGCAGGGCCCGGTCCCGCTCATCGACACCGTCGACAGCATCGAGACGATCGCCGAAGGCATCGACGCGGCCACCAAGGACAACCGCGCCGCCGCCTACGGAGCCCTGCACCGGCTCGGGCTGGCCCCCGGAGCCGCCGGGGCGTCCCTGCGGCAGTACGCCGACGACGCCCGCGACTACCTCGTCTCCCGTCCCCTGACCACCAACGCCCGCTAG
- a CDS encoding class I SAM-dependent RNA methyltransferase: protein MQEEPKKSLVGEEYEVEVGPVAHGGHCIARTDEGQVLFVRHTLPGERVTARVTDGEEGARFLRADAVAIHTPSKDRVEAPCPFSGPGKCGGCDWQHAAPGAQRRLKASVIAEQLERLAGLSPDDAHWDGTVEPAPGDKVAKGEVPAWRTRVQYAVDADGHAGLRKHRSHEVEPVTHCMIAAPGVSELGIEKREWPQMAGVEAIAATGSHDRQVILTPRPGGRLPIVELDKPVSVLRVGEKDGGVHRVHGRPFVRERAADRTWRVGNGGFWQVHPKAADLLVEAVMQGLMPKKGDMALDLYCGVGLFAGALAERVGDKGAVLGIESGKRAVEDARHNLQDLDRVRIEHGKVESILPRTGITDVDLVVLDPPRAGAGKKTTTHLASLTPRRIAYVACDPAALARDLKYFAEVGYVPRRMRAFDLFPMTAHVECVAILERVATGT, encoded by the coding sequence ATGCAGGAAGAACCGAAGAAATCGCTGGTCGGCGAGGAGTACGAGGTCGAGGTCGGCCCGGTCGCACACGGCGGCCACTGCATCGCCCGCACCGACGAGGGCCAGGTCCTCTTCGTACGGCACACGCTGCCCGGCGAGCGCGTCACCGCCCGCGTCACCGACGGTGAGGAGGGCGCCCGCTTCCTGCGCGCGGACGCCGTCGCGATCCACACCCCCTCCAAGGACCGGGTCGAGGCCCCCTGCCCGTTCTCCGGCCCCGGCAAGTGCGGCGGCTGCGACTGGCAGCACGCCGCCCCCGGCGCCCAGCGCCGCCTGAAGGCCTCGGTCATCGCCGAACAGCTGGAACGGCTGGCCGGACTGTCGCCCGACGACGCCCACTGGGACGGCACGGTCGAGCCCGCCCCCGGCGACAAGGTCGCCAAGGGCGAGGTTCCGGCCTGGCGCACCCGCGTCCAGTACGCGGTCGACGCCGATGGCCACGCGGGACTCCGCAAGCACCGCTCCCACGAAGTCGAGCCGGTCACCCACTGCATGATCGCCGCCCCGGGAGTCTCCGAACTCGGCATCGAGAAGCGTGAGTGGCCGCAGATGGCCGGCGTCGAGGCGATCGCGGCCACCGGCTCCCACGACCGTCAGGTCATCCTCACCCCGCGCCCCGGCGGCCGCCTCCCCATCGTCGAACTCGACAAGCCGGTCTCCGTCCTGCGCGTCGGCGAGAAGGACGGCGGGGTCCACCGCGTCCACGGCCGCCCCTTCGTCCGCGAGCGCGCCGCCGACCGCACCTGGCGGGTCGGCAACGGCGGCTTCTGGCAGGTCCACCCGAAGGCCGCCGACCTCCTCGTCGAGGCCGTCATGCAGGGCCTGATGCCCAAGAAGGGCGATATGGCCCTCGACCTGTACTGCGGCGTCGGCCTCTTCGCCGGTGCCCTCGCCGAACGCGTCGGCGACAAGGGCGCGGTCCTCGGCATCGAATCGGGCAAGCGCGCGGTCGAGGACGCCCGCCACAACCTCCAGGACCTCGACCGCGTACGCATCGAACACGGCAAGGTCGAGTCGATCCTCCCCCGCACCGGCATCACCGACGTCGACCTCGTCGTCCTCGACCCACCCCGCGCCGGCGCCGGCAAGAAGACCACCACCCACCTCGCCTCCCTCACCCCCCGCCGCATCGCCTACGTCGCCTGCGACCCGGCCGCCCTCGCCCGCGACCTCAAGTACTTCGCCGAGGTGGGCTATGTGCCGCGGAGGATGCGGGCGTTCGATCTGTTTCCGATGACCGCGCACGTGGAGTGCGTGGCGATTCTGGAGCGTGTGGCGACAGGCACCTGA
- a CDS encoding APC family permease gives MSKLTDVPKRILIGRALRSDKLGETLLPKRIALPVFASDPLSSVAYAPGEVLLVLSIAGVSAYNFSPWIAVAVVVLMFTVVASYRQNVHAYPSGGGDYEVANTNLGPKAGLTVASALLVDYVLTVAVSIASGVENLGSAIPFVVQHKTLCAIAIIVLLTLMNLRGVKESGKLFAIPTYVFVAGVFIMIAWGVIRGVVLGDTMQAPTAGFTIHAEQGGLAGFALVFLMLRAFSSGCAALTGVEAISNGVPAFRKPKSKNAATTLALMGGLAVTMFCGIIGLAMATHVRMAETPAKDLLDHGKPVGSGYTQNPVISQVAEAVFGKGSFLFVILAAATALVLFLAANTAYNGFPLLGSILAQDRYLPRQLHTRGDRLAFSNGIVLLAGAAAILVYLYGADSTRLIQLYIVGVFVSFTLSQTGMVRHWNRHLLSETDPAKRRRMHRSRAINAFGAFFTGLVLVVVLLTKFTHGAWVALLGMVIFFVTMSAIRRHYDRVADEIAAEETPDDDVVRPSRVHSLVLVSKVHKPTLRALNYAKLMRSDSLEAVSVDVDQADTKALREEWERRGIEVPLKVLASPYREITRPIIDYVKSLRRESPRDAVSVYIPEYVVGHWYEHLLHNQSALRLKGRLLFTPGVMVTSVPWQLDSSEAAKLRARKRAEWNAPGAVRRGPVSQPKKEKAAPKK, from the coding sequence GTGTCCAAACTGACCGACGTGCCCAAACGGATCTTGATCGGGCGCGCACTGCGCAGCGACAAGCTAGGGGAGACCCTGCTTCCCAAGCGCATCGCACTCCCCGTCTTCGCCTCCGACCCGCTCTCCTCGGTGGCCTATGCGCCCGGCGAGGTGCTGCTCGTCCTGTCCATCGCGGGTGTGTCTGCGTACAACTTCAGCCCCTGGATCGCGGTCGCGGTCGTGGTGCTGATGTTCACCGTCGTCGCGTCGTACCGGCAGAACGTGCACGCCTACCCGAGCGGCGGCGGCGACTACGAGGTCGCCAACACCAACCTCGGCCCCAAGGCCGGTCTCACCGTCGCCAGCGCCCTGCTCGTCGACTATGTGCTGACCGTCGCGGTCTCCATCGCCTCCGGAGTGGAGAACCTGGGCTCCGCGATCCCGTTCGTCGTCCAGCACAAGACGCTGTGCGCGATCGCCATCATCGTGCTGCTGACGCTGATGAACCTGCGCGGCGTCAAGGAGTCGGGCAAGCTCTTCGCGATTCCGACGTACGTCTTCGTGGCCGGCGTCTTCATCATGATCGCCTGGGGCGTGATCCGCGGCGTCGTCCTGGGCGACACGATGCAGGCCCCCACCGCGGGCTTCACCATCCACGCGGAACAGGGCGGCCTGGCCGGCTTCGCCCTCGTCTTCCTCATGCTGCGCGCCTTCTCCTCCGGCTGTGCCGCGCTCACCGGCGTCGAGGCGATCTCCAACGGCGTCCCGGCCTTCCGCAAGCCGAAGTCCAAGAACGCCGCGACCACGCTGGCCCTCATGGGCGGCCTGGCCGTCACCATGTTCTGCGGCATCATCGGCCTGGCCATGGCGACCCACGTCCGGATGGCGGAGACCCCCGCCAAGGACCTGCTCGACCACGGCAAGCCGGTCGGCTCCGGCTACACCCAGAACCCGGTCATCTCGCAGGTGGCCGAGGCGGTCTTCGGCAAGGGCAGCTTCCTCTTCGTCATCCTCGCCGCCGCCACCGCTCTGGTGCTGTTCCTCGCCGCGAACACCGCCTACAACGGCTTCCCGCTGCTCGGCTCGATCCTCGCCCAGGACCGCTATCTGCCGCGCCAGCTGCACACCCGCGGCGATCGCCTGGCGTTCTCCAACGGAATCGTCCTGCTGGCCGGCGCCGCCGCGATCCTCGTGTACCTCTACGGCGCGGACTCGACCCGCCTGATCCAGCTCTACATCGTCGGCGTCTTCGTCTCGTTCACGCTCAGCCAGACCGGCATGGTCCGCCACTGGAACCGCCATCTGCTCAGCGAGACCGACCCGGCCAAGCGCCGCCGGATGCACCGCTCCCGCGCCATCAACGCATTCGGTGCCTTCTTCACGGGCCTGGTCCTGGTCGTCGTCCTCCTGACGAAGTTCACCCACGGCGCCTGGGTCGCGCTCCTCGGCATGGTCATCTTCTTTGTGACGATGTCCGCGATCCGCCGCCACTACGACCGGGTCGCCGACGAGATCGCCGCCGAGGAAACCCCGGACGACGACGTGGTCCGCCCCTCCCGGGTGCACTCCCTTGTCCTGGTCTCCAAGGTGCACAAGCCCACCCTGCGCGCCCTGAACTACGCCAAGCTGATGCGCTCCGACAGCCTCGAAGCGGTCAGCGTGGACGTGGACCAGGCCGACACCAAGGCCCTGCGGGAGGAGTGGGAGCGCCGCGGCATCGAGGTGCCGCTGAAGGTCCTGGCCTCCCCGTACCGCGAGATCACCCGGCCGATCATCGACTACGTCAAGTCGCTGCGCCGGGAGAGCCCGCGCGACGCCGTCTCCGTCTACATCCCCGAATACGTCGTCGGCCACTGGTACGAGCACCTGCTGCACAACCAGTCCGCACTGCGCCTCAAGGGCCGCCTCCTCTTCACCCCCGGCGTCATGGTCACCTCCGTGCCCTGGCAGCTGGACTCCTCCGAGGCCGCCAAGCTGCGCGCCCGCAAGCGCGCGGAGTGGAACGCTCCGGGTGCGGTCCGCCGCGGCCCGGTCTCCCAGCCGAAGAAGGAGAAGGCGGCGCCCAAGAAGTAG
- a CDS encoding NAD-binding protein — translation MVVCGDDALAHRLAAELRDVYGERVTLVVPSAREPHRPRIPPPARALDRATALLGRMSAAMTRTTPLPPEGLDDGAEVQEETVRLLEAAQPDDAALAAAGIVDADALALVYDDDELNIHAALRARRLNPRLRLVIRLYNRKLGQHLEELLDQAAAVAALGSDDAGDVEAADASTTVLSDADTVAPALVATAVAGTSKVIEADGLLLRAVERTPVPPGRPGDPGLCTLALLSASANDPEDVPSSAAVDEGPVLLPDDAAAAAAVGCGTIVLETVSYTGRPVRPRGLRGRGAPLASLFSRRLRWSLAAVVGAVLALAVAGSLTTGEDPVHAAYLSLLDLFAINDPAIHDPTPRKILQLLSGLTGLLLLPVLVAAAFEGLGTFRSASALRRPPRGLSGHVVLLGLGKVGTRVLARLHEMGIPVVCIEGDPEARGIALARRLRVPTVLGDVTHEGVLEAAVIERAATLLALTSEDTTNLEAALYARSVNPRLRVTLRLFDDRFATAVYRTLRAAHPRALTRSRSVSYLAAPAFAGAMMGRQILGAIPVERRVLLVARVEVRGHVALEGRTVGEVLRPGRLRVLAVDTSTPDDPETDGGAAAPPPEAEREPAHLVHELGAGYVLRPQDRVLLVATRQGLGDLHVRRQRGAGAGAESGAGAGTGDARQG, via the coding sequence ATGGTGGTTTGCGGCGACGATGCGCTGGCGCATCGGCTCGCCGCCGAACTCCGGGACGTCTACGGCGAACGGGTGACGCTCGTCGTCCCCTCCGCCCGGGAGCCGCACCGCCCCCGCATCCCGCCGCCGGCCCGCGCGCTGGACCGGGCCACCGCGCTGCTGGGCCGGATGTCGGCGGCGATGACGCGGACGACACCGCTGCCACCCGAGGGCCTGGACGACGGCGCGGAGGTGCAGGAGGAGACCGTACGGCTCCTGGAGGCGGCGCAGCCCGACGATGCGGCGCTGGCCGCGGCGGGCATCGTCGACGCGGACGCCCTGGCGCTGGTCTACGACGACGATGAGCTCAACATCCATGCCGCCCTGCGGGCCCGCAGGCTCAACCCCCGGCTGCGGCTGGTCATCCGGCTCTACAACCGCAAACTCGGCCAGCATCTGGAGGAGTTGCTCGACCAGGCGGCGGCCGTCGCCGCCCTGGGTTCCGACGACGCCGGGGACGTGGAGGCCGCCGATGCCTCCACGACCGTACTGTCCGACGCCGACACCGTGGCTCCCGCGCTGGTGGCCACCGCGGTCGCCGGTACCAGCAAGGTCATCGAGGCGGACGGGCTGCTGCTGCGCGCCGTGGAGCGTACGCCGGTGCCGCCGGGCCGGCCCGGCGATCCGGGGCTGTGCACCCTGGCACTGCTCTCCGCCTCCGCCAACGACCCCGAGGACGTGCCGAGTTCGGCGGCCGTCGACGAGGGGCCCGTACTGCTGCCGGACGACGCCGCGGCCGCGGCCGCCGTCGGCTGCGGAACCATCGTCCTGGAGACCGTCTCCTATACGGGGCGGCCGGTGCGCCCCCGCGGACTGCGCGGCCGCGGCGCACCGCTCGCCTCGCTCTTCTCCCGGCGGCTGCGCTGGTCCCTGGCCGCGGTCGTCGGCGCGGTGCTGGCGCTGGCCGTCGCCGGTTCCCTGACCACCGGGGAGGATCCGGTGCACGCCGCCTACCTCTCGCTGCTGGACCTCTTCGCGATCAATGACCCGGCGATCCACGATCCGACGCCCCGCAAGATCCTGCAGCTGCTGTCCGGGCTGACCGGGCTGTTGCTGCTGCCGGTGCTCGTCGCGGCGGCGTTCGAGGGACTGGGCACCTTCCGCAGCGCCTCGGCGCTGCGCCGCCCGCCACGCGGTCTGTCGGGGCATGTGGTGCTGCTCGGCCTCGGCAAGGTCGGCACCCGGGTGCTGGCGCGGCTGCACGAGATGGGCATCCCCGTGGTGTGCATCGAAGGGGACCCGGAGGCGCGGGGTATCGCGCTGGCCCGCCGGCTGCGGGTGCCGACCGTACTGGGCGACGTCACCCACGAAGGTGTCCTGGAGGCCGCGGTGATCGAGCGCGCGGCCACCCTGCTCGCCCTGACCAGCGAGGACACCACCAACCTGGAGGCCGCCCTCTACGCCCGCTCGGTCAATCCGCGGCTGCGGGTGACCCTGCGGCTGTTCGACGACCGGTTCGCCACCGCCGTCTACCGCACCCTGCGCGCCGCGCACCCGCGGGCACTGACCCGCAGCCGGAGCGTCAGCTACCTGGCCGCGCCCGCCTTCGCCGGCGCGATGATGGGCCGCCAGATCCTCGGTGCCATTCCGGTCGAGCGCCGGGTGCTGCTGGTCGCGCGGGTCGAGGTACGCGGCCATGTGGCGTTGGAGGGCCGTACGGTCGGCGAGGTGCTCCGGCCGGGGCGGCTGCGGGTGCTGGCGGTCGACACCTCCACACCGGACGACCCGGAGACGGACGGCGGGGCCGCGGCGCCACCGCCGGAAGCGGAGCGCGAGCCCGCCCACCTGGTGCACGAGCTCGGCGCCGGCTACGTCCTCCGGCCGCAGGACCGGGTGCTGCTGGTCGCCACGCGACAGGGGCTGGGAGATCTGCATGTACGGCGTCAGCGGGGTGCGGGGGCCGGGGCGGAGTCAGGGGCCGGAGCGGGGACAGGGGACGCCCGGCAGGGGTGA
- a CDS encoding potassium channel family protein, with protein sequence MHIVIMGCGRVGSALAQTLESQGHTIAVVDQDPTAFRRLGSSFGGRRVTGVGFDQDTLREAGIEEAGAFAAVSSGDNSNIIAARVAREMFGVENVAARIYDPRRAEVYQRLGIPTVATVRWTADQMLRRLLPSGAEPLWRDPSGGVQLAEVHTSPAWVGHKISTLQEETGVRVAFLTRLGEAILPTSQTVLQEGDLVHVMMRTDEVEKVEAAFATGPEEAHA encoded by the coding sequence ATGCACATCGTCATCATGGGGTGCGGGCGCGTGGGCTCCGCGCTTGCGCAGACCCTGGAGAGCCAGGGGCACACCATCGCCGTGGTGGACCAGGACCCGACGGCGTTCCGTCGCCTGGGTTCGTCCTTCGGCGGCCGCCGGGTGACCGGCGTCGGCTTCGACCAGGACACCCTGCGCGAGGCCGGCATCGAGGAGGCGGGCGCCTTCGCCGCCGTCTCCAGCGGTGACAACTCCAACATCATCGCCGCCCGGGTGGCCCGTGAGATGTTCGGTGTCGAGAATGTCGCGGCCCGTATCTACGACCCCCGCCGCGCCGAGGTCTACCAGCGTCTGGGCATCCCGACCGTCGCCACCGTCCGCTGGACGGCCGACCAGATGCTGCGCCGGCTGCTGCCGTCGGGCGCCGAACCGCTGTGGCGGGACCCCAGCGGCGGCGTCCAGCTCGCGGAGGTGCACACCTCCCCCGCCTGGGTCGGCCACAAGATCAGCACTCTCCAGGAGGAGACCGGCGTCCGCGTCGCCTTCCTCACCCGGCTGGGCGAGGCGATTCTGCCGACCTCGCAGACCGTGCTGCAGGAAGGCGACCTGGTGCACGTCATGATGCGCACCGACGAGGTCGAGAAGGTGGAGGCGGCATTCGCCACGGGTCCTGAGGAGGCGCACGCATGA